In one window of Rathayibacter caricis DSM 15933 DNA:
- a CDS encoding GNAT family N-acetyltransferase: protein MNARDEQRTERLLLRPLRRDDEEAVTAYRSDARASRFLRHPPLAPGGYAAWFAERAPEWNLAATGHRRFYGLEELATGRLIGDAVIVRREDGCELGVFLHPETAGLGYSLEAGRALLQVVFESLQADRVLGRADPRNRASLKAMELLGLRRCSESDDSVSYALTATEWRGGS from the coding sequence ATGAACGCCCGGGACGAGCAAAGGACGGAGCGGCTCCTGCTGCGTCCGCTCCGGCGGGACGACGAGGAGGCGGTCACGGCGTACCGGAGCGACGCCCGCGCCTCGCGCTTCCTGCGCCACCCGCCGCTCGCGCCGGGAGGATACGCGGCGTGGTTCGCGGAGCGCGCTCCGGAGTGGAACCTCGCCGCGACCGGGCACCGGCGCTTCTACGGCCTGGAGGAGCTCGCGACGGGACGGCTCATCGGGGACGCGGTGATCGTGCGCCGGGAGGACGGGTGCGAGCTCGGCGTGTTCCTGCATCCGGAGACCGCCGGCCTCGGCTACTCGCTCGAGGCCGGACGGGCGCTGCTGCAGGTGGTCTTCGAGTCGCTGCAGGCCGACCGGGTCCTCGGGCGGGCGGATCCGCGCAACCGCGCCTCGCTGAAGGCGATGGAGCTGCTGGGGCTGCGACGCTGCTCGGAGTCGGACGACTCCGTCTCGTACGCGCTCACGGCGACGGAGTGGCGCGGAGGGAGCTGA
- a CDS encoding glycosyl hydrolase family 28-related protein — translation MPLLTAVTAEITRRGLFAAPLGTTLAASSPSDPVLHSEIAAPYGVAGLDADALVPLAQLPESVRTSSGERPVAKGELVYNVQDYGATGDGTTDDLPAIDAAIDAAVATYGGVVYFPRGIYRIAGSIGRASGLASIAFRGAGELSTRIRSLTDAPVVTGAFSACRFENLILDANGLGSPCISAHLDKTVLDSLQLYGWTGYGMRLNDGTFGDLGLLNRIQRCSIDQCTGIGIWASYRMIDSWIVENNIGASYADISVEGGPLRILGNHLDGSPQINIELRGNRRITIANNIMEGARKQSLVYTMPPWLTEDLAQIQIVGNAISNGGKAAANTYAAISILGVSPTARTAGFSITGNIFACEDAGAGWTHCVEALNARAVSVLGNQWATGHMNAKPVRAVGSTAYEVIGNHGDNAVKTT, via the coding sequence ATGCCCCTTCTCACCGCTGTGACCGCCGAGATCACCCGCCGCGGTCTCTTCGCCGCGCCCCTCGGCACGACCCTCGCCGCCTCCTCCCCCTCCGACCCCGTCCTCCACTCCGAGATCGCCGCGCCCTACGGCGTCGCCGGACTCGACGCCGACGCCCTCGTCCCCCTCGCGCAGCTGCCGGAGTCGGTGCGAACGTCCTCCGGCGAGCGCCCGGTCGCCAAGGGCGAGCTGGTCTACAACGTGCAGGACTACGGAGCGACCGGCGACGGCACGACCGACGACCTCCCCGCCATCGACGCCGCGATCGACGCGGCCGTCGCCACCTACGGCGGGGTCGTCTACTTCCCCCGCGGCATCTACCGCATCGCCGGATCGATCGGACGCGCGAGCGGCCTCGCGAGCATCGCGTTCCGCGGCGCCGGAGAGCTGTCGACCCGCATCCGCTCGCTCACGGACGCGCCCGTGGTCACCGGCGCGTTCTCGGCCTGCCGCTTCGAGAACCTCATCCTCGACGCGAACGGCCTGGGCTCGCCGTGCATCTCGGCGCACCTCGACAAGACGGTGCTCGACTCGCTGCAGCTCTACGGCTGGACCGGCTACGGCATGCGCCTGAACGACGGCACGTTCGGCGACCTGGGGCTGCTGAACCGCATCCAGCGCTGCAGCATCGACCAGTGCACGGGCATCGGCATCTGGGCGAGCTACCGGATGATCGACTCCTGGATCGTCGAGAACAACATCGGCGCCAGCTACGCCGACATCTCGGTCGAGGGCGGCCCGCTCCGGATCCTCGGCAACCACCTCGACGGCTCACCGCAGATCAACATCGAGCTGCGCGGCAACCGCCGCATCACCATCGCGAACAACATCATGGAGGGCGCGCGCAAGCAGTCGCTCGTCTACACGATGCCGCCGTGGCTGACGGAGGATCTGGCGCAGATCCAGATCGTGGGCAACGCGATCAGCAACGGCGGCAAGGCCGCGGCGAACACCTACGCCGCCATCTCGATCCTCGGAGTCTCGCCGACCGCCCGCACCGCGGGCTTCTCGATCACCGGCAACATCTTCGCCTGCGAGGACGCGGGCGCCGGCTGGACGCACTGCGTCGAGGCGCTGAACGCCCGCGCCGTGTCGGTGCTCGGCAACCAGTGGGCGACGGGGCACATGAACGCCAAGCCGGTGCGAGCCGTGGGCAGCACGGCGTACGAGGTGATCGGGAACCACGGCGACAACGCGGTGAAGACGACGTGA
- a CDS encoding aldo/keto reductase, translated as MASTTARVGLGLAAVGRPAYITAGRDGDLGPPEDRSVDALRARTHELLDAAWAGGIRFVDVARSYGRAEEFLGSWLAEHPERRAELTVESKWGYEYLGAWAMDAPVHERKEHSVGMFERQWSATLEALGSAPDRYLVHSITPDSPALTDRVLLDRLRGLAASGVRVGLSTSGPEQARTIALARAIPESPFTAVQTTWNLLERSAGAALAEAHDAGVLVVVKEALANGRLVGDRAPEAVRRLAGTPEELALGAALAQPWADVVLSGAVTSTQLRENLRTRPAPLPEGLPAQDPVDYWADRSALAWR; from the coding sequence ATGGCATCCACCACCGCGCGCGTCGGACTCGGCCTCGCCGCCGTCGGCCGGCCGGCGTACATCACCGCGGGTCGCGACGGCGACCTCGGGCCGCCCGAGGACCGCAGCGTCGACGCCCTCCGCGCCCGCACCCACGAGCTGCTCGACGCGGCCTGGGCCGGAGGGATCCGCTTCGTCGACGTCGCCCGCTCCTACGGGCGGGCCGAGGAGTTCCTCGGGAGCTGGCTCGCGGAGCATCCGGAGCGCCGTGCCGAGCTGACGGTCGAGTCGAAGTGGGGGTACGAGTACCTCGGGGCCTGGGCGATGGACGCGCCGGTGCACGAGCGCAAGGAGCACTCGGTCGGCATGTTCGAGCGGCAGTGGTCGGCGACCCTCGAGGCGCTGGGCTCCGCTCCCGACCGCTACCTCGTGCACTCCATCACTCCCGACAGCCCGGCGCTGACCGACCGGGTGCTGCTCGACCGGCTGCGGGGCCTCGCCGCCTCGGGCGTGCGGGTGGGGCTGTCGACGAGCGGGCCGGAGCAGGCGCGCACGATCGCGCTCGCCCGGGCGATCCCGGAGTCGCCGTTCACGGCGGTGCAGACGACGTGGAACCTGCTCGAGCGCTCGGCCGGGGCGGCGCTCGCCGAGGCGCACGACGCCGGGGTGCTCGTCGTGGTGAAGGAGGCGCTCGCGAACGGGCGGCTGGTCGGGGACCGCGCTCCGGAGGCGGTGCGGCGGCTCGCGGGGACACCCGAGGAGCTGGCGCTCGGAGCCGCACTGGCGCAGCCGTGGGCCGACGTCGTGCTCAGCGGGGCGGTGACCTCGACGCAGCTGCGCGAGAACCTGCGCACCCGTCCCGCGCCGCTCCCCGAGGGGCTGCCGGCGCAGGATCCGGTGGACTACTGGGCCGACCGGTCGGCCCTCGCCTGGCGGTGA
- a CDS encoding arsenic resistance protein, with the protein MSARPALINALERHQVAVYLLTVGVALGAGLLLPGAARLDAAITPVLALLLFATFLGVPFASVLGAFRDGRFLAAVLVVNFVAVPAVVFVLTRPVAGEPALLIGVLLVLLTPCIDYVIVFSGLAGGASARLLAAAPLLMLAQILLLPLSLLLFLGPGAGEAVEIGPFAEAFAVLIVLPLAAAAGLQALAARTAIGRRIEGVVLASMVPLMVATLAVVVASQAGVVGGALPQLGRLVVLYAAFAVVMTLIGAGAGRLARLDVPARRALLFSGVTRNSLVVLPLALALPAPLDLAPVVVVTQTLVELVAMVLLVRLVPRLIPASPG; encoded by the coding sequence ATGAGCGCCCGACCCGCACTGATCAATGCGCTCGAGCGGCATCAGGTGGCGGTGTACCTGCTGACCGTCGGCGTGGCCCTCGGCGCGGGTCTGCTGCTCCCCGGGGCCGCGAGGCTCGACGCGGCGATCACTCCGGTGCTCGCGCTGCTGCTGTTCGCGACGTTCCTCGGCGTGCCGTTCGCCTCGGTGCTCGGGGCGTTCCGCGACGGCCGGTTCCTCGCGGCGGTGCTGGTGGTGAATTTCGTCGCCGTGCCCGCGGTCGTCTTCGTGCTGACGCGGCCGGTGGCGGGCGAGCCGGCGCTGCTGATCGGGGTGCTGCTGGTGCTGCTCACACCCTGCATCGACTACGTGATCGTGTTCAGCGGGCTGGCCGGAGGGGCGTCGGCACGCCTGCTCGCCGCCGCGCCGCTCCTGATGCTCGCGCAGATCCTCCTGCTGCCCCTCTCCCTCCTCCTGTTCCTCGGGCCCGGCGCGGGGGAGGCGGTCGAGATCGGTCCGTTCGCCGAGGCGTTCGCGGTGCTGATCGTGCTGCCGCTCGCCGCGGCCGCCGGGCTTCAGGCCCTCGCCGCGCGCACGGCGATCGGTCGGCGGATCGAGGGCGTCGTGCTCGCCTCGATGGTGCCGCTGATGGTCGCGACGCTGGCCGTGGTGGTCGCCTCGCAGGCCGGTGTGGTCGGCGGGGCACTGCCGCAGCTGGGGCGGCTCGTCGTGCTCTACGCGGCGTTCGCGGTCGTGATGACGCTGATCGGCGCCGGAGCCGGCCGTCTCGCGCGGCTGGACGTACCCGCCCGACGCGCGCTGCTGTTCAGCGGCGTCACCCGCAACTCGCTCGTGGTGCTGCCGCTCGCGCTGGCGCTGCCCGCGCCGCTGGATCTCGCCCCCGTGGTCGTGGTCACGCAGACGCTGGTCGAGCTCGTGGCGATGGTGCTGCTGGTGCGGCTCGTCCCCCGGCTGATCCCGGCGTCCCCCGGCTGA